A stretch of the Mesorhizobium sp. Pch-S genome encodes the following:
- a CDS encoding DsbA family protein, translating into MNKAYLLSTAGAAIALAAFTFGFTAGDIRPASADTKLDRAQVEEIVRNYLLKNPEILLEVQDALETKQKEEQKLAASGVIKENKDEIFNASYDTVVGNPKGKITIVEFYDYNCGFCKRAMGDMENLTKANPDLRFVLKEFPILGPDSQKAHVVSQAFQKLMPEKAGEFHLELLGGQTRATEETAIKIALELGADEAKLREAMKDPAIMERFAKTYDLANKLAITGTPSYVIGNEVVFGALGADVLTEKIKAAKPTL; encoded by the coding sequence CACCGCCGGAGCGGCCATTGCCCTCGCCGCCTTTACCTTCGGCTTCACTGCTGGCGACATCCGTCCGGCATCTGCCGACACCAAGCTCGATCGCGCCCAGGTCGAGGAGATCGTCCGCAACTATCTCCTGAAGAATCCCGAAATCCTGCTCGAAGTGCAGGATGCGCTGGAGACCAAGCAGAAGGAGGAGCAGAAGCTCGCTGCTTCGGGCGTCATCAAGGAAAACAAGGACGAGATCTTCAACGCCTCCTACGACACCGTCGTCGGCAATCCCAAGGGCAAGATCACGATCGTCGAGTTCTACGACTACAATTGCGGCTTCTGCAAACGCGCCATGGGCGATATGGAGAATCTCACCAAAGCCAATCCCGATCTGCGCTTCGTGCTTAAGGAGTTCCCGATCCTCGGGCCGGATTCCCAGAAGGCCCATGTCGTCTCGCAGGCCTTCCAGAAGCTGATGCCGGAGAAGGCGGGAGAATTCCATCTCGAACTCCTCGGCGGCCAGACCCGAGCGACCGAAGAGACCGCCATCAAGATCGCGCTGGAACTCGGCGCAGACGAGGCAAAGCTGCGCGAGGCGATGAAGGATCCGGCGATCATGGAGCGTTTCGCCAAGACCTACGACCTCGCCAACAAGCTCGCCATCACGGGTACTCCCTCCTACGTCATCGGCAACGAGGTGGTGTTTGGCGCCCTTGGCGCAGATGTTCTGACCGAGAAGATCAAGGCTGCGAAGCCCACACTCTGA
- the aroQ gene encoding type II 3-dehydroquinate dehydratase, with protein sequence MKTVFVLNGPNLNMLGKREPSIYGDQTLDDIAADCVKAGKDLGLTIDFRQSNHEGHLVDWIQEAGEAAAGVVINAGAYTHTSIAIHDAIRGVAPLPVVEVHLSNIHAREPFRHVSRIAPHAVGMICGFGPLGYTLALQALAARI encoded by the coding sequence TTGAAAACGGTTTTCGTCCTCAACGGTCCCAACCTCAACATGCTCGGCAAGCGCGAGCCGTCGATCTATGGCGACCAGACGCTGGACGACATCGCTGCTGATTGCGTGAAAGCAGGCAAGGACCTGGGCCTGACCATCGATTTCCGCCAGTCGAACCATGAGGGCCATCTGGTCGATTGGATCCAGGAAGCAGGCGAAGCTGCCGCAGGGGTCGTCATCAATGCCGGCGCCTACACCCATACCTCGATCGCCATCCACGACGCCATCCGGGGTGTTGCCCCGCTGCCGGTGGTGGAAGTGCATCTTTCCAACATCCACGCGCGCGAGCCGTTCCGGCATGTATCCCGGATAGCACCGCACGCCGTGGGAATGATCTGCGGCTTCGGGCCGCTTGGCTATACGCTGGCGCTGCAAGCGCTCGCCGCCCGCATCTGA
- the accB gene encoding acetyl-CoA carboxylase biotin carboxyl carrier protein has protein sequence MTTKKTGVDQQLIRDLAGILNDTNLTEIEVELGDLKLRVSRHAPTVHAVAAPAPVIAAAPVAAAAAPAAPSAAEAAKNAVPSPMVGTAYLAPSPDAKQFVEIGQKVKEGQTLLIIEAMKTMNQIPSPRAGTVTAILVEDAQPVEYGMPLVVIE, from the coding sequence ATGACGACGAAAAAAACCGGTGTTGATCAGCAGCTGATCCGCGATCTCGCGGGCATTCTGAACGACACCAACCTCACTGAAATCGAAGTCGAGCTCGGCGATCTTAAGCTGCGCGTGTCGCGTCATGCGCCGACCGTGCACGCAGTCGCAGCACCAGCTCCGGTCATCGCAGCCGCCCCTGTCGCCGCTGCGGCAGCCCCGGCTGCACCAAGCGCCGCGGAAGCAGCCAAGAATGCCGTGCCGTCGCCGATGGTTGGCACCGCCTACCTTGCGCCCTCGCCCGATGCCAAGCAGTTCGTCGAAATCGGCCAGAAGGTGAAGGAAGGCCAGACGCTGCTGATCATCGAAGCCATGAAGACGATGAACCAGATCCCCTCGCCGCGCGCCGGCACGGTGACGGCGATCCTGGTCGAAGACGCGCAGCCGGTCGAATACGGAATGCCGCTCGTCGTGATCGAATAA
- the accC gene encoding acetyl-CoA carboxylase biotin carboxylase subunit has translation MFQKILIANRGEIALRVLRACKELGIKTVVVHSTADADAMHVRLADESVCIGPPPSRDSYLNIHQIVAACEITGADAVHPGYGFLSENAKFADILAAHNITFIGPSGDHIRIMGDKIEAKRTAKRLGIPVVPGSDGAVSEEKEAKRVAAEIGYPVIIKASAGGGGRGMKVARTEADLEVALATARSEAGAAFGDDAVYIEKYLEKPRHIELQVFGDGAGRGVHFGERDCSLQRRHQKVWEEANSPALNEEERARIGGICANAVADLGYSGAGTIEFLYENGEFYFIEMNTRLQVEHPVTEAITGIDLVHEQIRVASGGGLSVRQEDIKFNGHAIECRINAEDPRTFTPSPGTITHFHTPGGLGIRVDSGVYSGYRIPPYYDSLIGKLIVHGRNRVECMMRLRRALDEFVVDGIKTTLPLFRDLVGNSDIANGDYDIHWLEKYLAKPE, from the coding sequence ATGTTCCAGAAGATCCTCATCGCCAATCGCGGCGAAATCGCGCTCCGGGTGCTGCGCGCCTGCAAGGAACTCGGCATCAAGACTGTCGTGGTGCACTCCACCGCCGACGCGGATGCAATGCATGTTCGCCTTGCGGACGAAAGCGTTTGCATCGGCCCGCCGCCCTCGCGCGACAGCTACCTCAACATCCACCAGATCGTTGCCGCCTGCGAGATCACGGGCGCCGATGCCGTGCACCCGGGCTACGGCTTCCTGTCGGAGAACGCAAAGTTCGCCGACATCCTTGCTGCCCACAACATCACCTTCATTGGTCCCTCGGGCGACCATATCCGCATCATGGGCGACAAGATCGAAGCCAAGCGTACCGCCAAGCGCCTGGGCATTCCGGTCGTTCCCGGCTCGGATGGCGCAGTCTCCGAGGAGAAGGAAGCCAAACGCGTCGCCGCAGAGATCGGCTATCCGGTGATCATCAAGGCCTCAGCCGGCGGCGGCGGTCGCGGCATGAAGGTGGCGCGCACCGAGGCAGACCTGGAGGTCGCGCTCGCCACCGCCCGTTCGGAAGCCGGCGCAGCCTTCGGCGATGATGCCGTCTACATCGAGAAGTATCTGGAAAAGCCGCGCCACATTGAATTGCAGGTGTTCGGCGACGGCGCAGGCCGGGGCGTGCATTTTGGCGAGCGTGACTGTTCGCTGCAACGTCGCCACCAGAAGGTGTGGGAAGAAGCGAACTCTCCTGCCCTGAACGAGGAAGAACGAGCCCGCATCGGTGGCATCTGCGCCAACGCTGTGGCCGATCTTGGCTATTCGGGTGCCGGCACCATCGAGTTTCTTTACGAGAACGGCGAATTCTACTTCATCGAGATGAACACCCGCCTGCAGGTGGAGCATCCGGTGACGGAGGCAATCACTGGCATCGATCTGGTGCATGAGCAGATAAGGGTTGCTTCGGGCGGCGGGCTTTCGGTGCGCCAGGAAGATATCAAGTTCAACGGCCATGCCATTGAATGCCGTATCAATGCCGAGGATCCGCGCACGTTTACGCCTTCGCCGGGCACCATCACGCATTTCCACACGCCCGGTGGTCTTGGCATCCGCGTCGATTCCGGCGTCTATTCCGGCTATCGCATCCCGCCCTACTACGACAGCTTGATCGGCAAGCTGATCGTGCATGGCCGCAACCGCGTCGAGTGCATGATGCGACTGCGCCGTGCGCTTGATGAATTCGTTGTCGACGGCATCAAGACCACTCTGCCATTGTTCCGCGACCTCGTCGGCAACTCCGACATCGCCAATGGCGACTATGACATCCACTGGCTGGAAAAATATCTGGCCAAGCCGGAGTGA